A region of Chitinophaga horti DNA encodes the following proteins:
- a CDS encoding efflux RND transporter permease subunit: MFDIFIKRPVLSLVISLIITLLGLLALFTLPVTQFPDIVPPSVTVTARYTGANAEVCVKAVATPLERAINGVPGMTYMSSVSSNDGITVIQVFFEVGTDPDQAAVNVQNRVATIIDELPEEVIKSGVTTEKEVNSMLLYLNVMSDDTSLDEQFIYNFADINVLQELKRITGVGRAEIMGAKEYAMRVWLKPDRMVAYNVSADEITAAIRRQNIEAAPGKTGESSDKEPNMQQYVLRYTGKFYEPKQYENIVIRANTDGSVLLLKDLADVEFGSLTYSMVSKTDGKPSASIMLKQRPGSNAQEVINNVKAKMEEMKKTSFPPGMTYNFNYDVSRFLDASIHEVIKTLFEAFLLVFLVVFIFLQDFRSTLIPALAVPVALIGTLCFMQMMGFSINLLTLFALVLAIGIVVDNAIVVVEAVHVKMSEEHLPPMEATLAAMKEISGALVAITLVMSAVFIPVAFLSGPVGVFYRQFSLTLAISIVISGVNAVTLTPALCAIMLTHNTQKKNGLLQRFFNGFNSAYGKTENKYGKLISWMAGRRLVTLVLLIVFFAATWGTSAILPSGFIPTEDQGMIYVNVTTPPGATVERTEEVLMQVKQGTDSIEAVESVSTLAGYSLVNEVAGASYGMGMVNLKPWDERDVSVNDIIRELQERTKHIADASIEYFPPPTVPGFGNSSGFELRLLDKSGEGDAKKTAAETDRFIDALKQRPEIGSAFTSFDASFPQYMVHMDQQMAAKKGVSIDNAMSNLQTLMGSLYASNFIRFGQMYKVMIQAHPHFRTKPEDLLKLHVKNDRGEMVPYADFIKLERVYGPEQLTRYNMYTAAMINGDAAAGYSSSQAIQAVEETAAKVLPQGYSYEWSGMTREQILSGNQAVYIFIIVLIFVYLLLAAQYESFLLPLPVLLSLPAGIFGAFISLKLLGLENNIYAQVALVMLIGLLGKNAILIVEFATLRRKQGVSVLEAAKEGAVSRLRPILMTSFAFIAGLIPLCIASGAGAMGNRSIGTAAAGGMLVGTLFGVIVIPGLYVLFASMIKKKPTHETI, encoded by the coding sequence ATGTTCGATATTTTTATTAAAAGGCCAGTGTTATCACTGGTCATATCCCTCATTATTACCCTGCTGGGATTACTGGCTTTATTTACACTGCCGGTTACCCAGTTCCCTGATATCGTACCGCCTTCGGTCACCGTTACCGCACGGTATACCGGCGCCAATGCAGAAGTGTGCGTAAAGGCCGTTGCCACGCCGCTGGAACGTGCAATTAATGGCGTGCCTGGTATGACGTATATGTCGTCCGTTTCGAGTAACGATGGTATTACCGTGATACAGGTATTCTTCGAAGTGGGCACCGATCCGGACCAGGCGGCCGTGAACGTGCAAAACCGTGTGGCCACCATTATTGACGAGCTGCCGGAAGAAGTGATCAAGAGCGGCGTAACGACCGAGAAAGAAGTGAATAGCATGCTGCTGTACCTGAACGTGATGAGTGATGATACCTCGCTGGACGAGCAGTTCATTTACAACTTCGCCGACATCAACGTACTGCAGGAGCTGAAACGTATTACCGGCGTAGGTCGTGCGGAGATCATGGGTGCGAAAGAATACGCCATGCGTGTATGGTTAAAGCCCGACCGTATGGTAGCCTATAACGTATCCGCCGACGAAATTACCGCGGCCATCCGCCGGCAGAACATCGAAGCGGCGCCTGGTAAAACCGGCGAAAGCTCCGACAAAGAGCCGAATATGCAGCAATACGTGTTGCGGTATACCGGTAAGTTCTACGAGCCGAAGCAATACGAAAACATTGTGATACGGGCGAATACAGACGGCTCTGTGCTATTACTGAAAGACCTTGCGGACGTGGAGTTTGGCTCGCTCACCTATAGCATGGTGTCTAAAACCGACGGCAAGCCATCCGCCTCCATCATGTTGAAACAACGCCCCGGCTCCAATGCGCAGGAAGTGATCAACAACGTTAAAGCGAAGATGGAGGAAATGAAGAAGACCAGCTTTCCGCCGGGCATGACCTACAACTTTAACTACGACGTATCGCGCTTTCTCGACGCCTCTATTCATGAAGTAATCAAAACCCTGTTCGAGGCGTTTCTGCTGGTATTTTTAGTGGTATTTATCTTCCTGCAGGATTTCCGTTCCACGCTCATCCCGGCCCTGGCCGTACCGGTGGCGTTGATCGGTACATTATGTTTCATGCAGATGATGGGCTTCTCCATCAACCTGCTTACCCTGTTCGCACTCGTACTCGCCATCGGTATCGTGGTGGATAACGCCATTGTGGTCGTGGAAGCAGTGCACGTGAAGATGAGCGAGGAACATCTGCCGCCGATGGAAGCCACACTCGCTGCCATGAAAGAGATCAGCGGGGCACTGGTAGCCATTACCCTGGTGATGTCGGCGGTGTTTATCCCGGTAGCTTTCCTGTCTGGTCCCGTGGGCGTGTTTTACAGGCAGTTCTCCCTTACGCTGGCGATCTCGATCGTGATATCCGGTGTGAATGCGGTAACGTTAACGCCTGCACTGTGCGCCATCATGTTAACACATAACACGCAGAAAAAGAACGGGCTGCTGCAACGGTTCTTTAATGGCTTTAACAGTGCTTATGGCAAAACAGAAAACAAATACGGTAAACTGATCAGCTGGATGGCCGGCCGCAGGCTCGTGACCCTCGTATTGTTGATCGTGTTTTTTGCCGCCACCTGGGGCACGAGTGCGATCTTACCCTCCGGTTTCATTCCGACTGAAGACCAGGGGATGATTTACGTAAACGTGACCACTCCTCCAGGTGCTACGGTAGAACGTACGGAAGAAGTACTGATGCAGGTGAAGCAGGGGACAGACAGTATCGAAGCCGTGGAATCGGTATCTACCCTCGCAGGTTACAGCCTGGTGAATGAAGTGGCCGGTGCCTCTTATGGTATGGGCATGGTGAACCTGAAACCCTGGGACGAGCGCGACGTGTCTGTAAACGACATCATCCGGGAGTTACAGGAGCGGACCAAACATATTGCAGATGCGAGTATCGAATACTTTCCGCCGCCAACTGTGCCGGGCTTCGGTAACTCGAGTGGTTTTGAACTGCGATTGCTGGATAAGAGCGGGGAAGGCGATGCGAAGAAAACAGCCGCCGAAACCGATCGTTTTATCGATGCATTAAAACAGCGCCCGGAAATAGGTAGCGCCTTTACCAGCTTCGATGCCAGCTTCCCGCAGTACATGGTGCATATGGACCAGCAAATGGCGGCCAAAAAAGGCGTGAGCATCGATAATGCGATGAGCAACCTGCAAACACTGATGGGCAGCCTGTACGCCTCAAACTTCATCCGTTTCGGGCAGATGTATAAGGTCATGATCCAGGCGCATCCGCATTTCCGTACCAAACCGGAAGACCTGTTGAAACTGCACGTAAAGAACGATCGCGGTGAAATGGTGCCCTACGCGGATTTCATCAAATTAGAAAGAGTGTACGGACCGGAGCAATTGACGCGCTACAATATGTACACAGCGGCCATGATCAATGGTGATGCGGCGGCGGGGTATAGTAGTAGTCAGGCTATACAGGCTGTGGAAGAAACCGCTGCCAAAGTATTACCACAGGGCTACAGCTACGAGTGGAGCGGTATGACGCGTGAACAGATCCTTTCGGGTAACCAGGCAGTGTACATCTTTATCATTGTACTGATATTCGTATACCTGCTGCTGGCGGCCCAATACGAAAGCTTCCTGCTGCCGTTGCCAGTGCTGCTTTCACTGCCTGCCGGTATATTCGGCGCCTTTATCTCCCTCAAATTACTCGGACTGGAAAACAACATTTATGCGCAGGTAGCGCTGGTAATGCTGATCGGTCTCCTGGGTAAAAATGCCATCCTGATCGTAGAGTTTGCGACGCTGCGGAGGAAACAGGGAGTGAGCGTGTTGGAGGCAGCCAAAGAAGGCGCAGTATCGCGTTTACGCCCGATCCTGATGACCTCCTTCGCCTTTATCGCGGGCCTGATCCCGTTGTGTATCGCATCCGGCGCAGGTGCCATGGGTAACCGTTCTATCGGTACTGCCGCAGCAGGCGGTATGCTGGTGGGCACCCTTTTCGGGGTCATCGTGATACCCGGGCTGTACGTACTCTTCGCATCAATGATCAAAAAGAAGCCAACACATGAAACTATATAA